In one Brassica oleracea var. oleracea cultivar TO1000 chromosome C9, BOL, whole genome shotgun sequence genomic region, the following are encoded:
- the LOC106319035 gene encoding uncharacterized protein LOC106319035 has protein sequence MDVLEVSCPVVVSLQAKRMGSEGCGGVRVSSNKTADNSNCEKTRVEIERSISKKGGGVSDPSQWRKLMHSHDFVHDRLTKLRVESSSEPQNGYLPIASPESAESSRKRGKLSRNSSSNLTSKRSRLILLDDTVRDNDSKELSGQGSTLSDKPLAVKQRSSCNGRRSDKRTPKVLTRTFSTVNPATGENAYFGAYGLKPDINDVTKLVEDLSLNKLLEGSYECPSLGKDKMKKLEKTNDTLLSVVRNVWSVLPTRRPVQSQISAELDACISRSLESPSSISATVNGENSVKVNALDGDLSSSSKDHCVNPEIPSSPLNFPLCKSSDVLKRLGLPSPKDLDSLLQDASKPSQNSKNMLDQQRSAKQLPLRGGLPHFPWSQAYNASSRTNSEAAKLLTGKTLCQGRWLRIAETTMSSHESITNHFANLDSLTFNQSLVLPVQKQTGAGTKTTSCQCTEASVSTFQKASCVPTEAEGSQDVQDDARSCPQLLAAAQTLCDFAVQSGNHNNNPNGILRWPTMLSQKSMKARKSKLIETPLERHGTTESSSSLHLISSSKKNNHVRKDSAALHNHHDRHHLPKPSKRLKLSTMENKKGSFPSSSASAIESDRKHSSSSKFKNHSRMMMPPPPPPTRTLQKSSTYPHKARRFPGIG, from the exons ATGGACGTTTTGGAGGTTTCTTGTCCCGTGGTGGTTTCGTTGCAGGCTAAGCGTATGGGATCCGAAGGGTGCGGCGGAGTTAGGGTTTCGTCGAATAAAACAGCAGACAACAGCAACTGTGAGAAGACTCGCGTCGAGATTGAGCGTTCAATTAGTAAGAAAG GAGGTGGGGTTTCAGATCCGTCTCAATGGCGCAAGTTAATGCACTCACACGACTTTGTACATGATAGGCTTACCAAACTCCGTGTTGAAAGTTCTTCCGAGCCTCAGAACGGTTATCTACCGATCGCCAGTCCTGAAAGTGCAGAGTCTTCTAGGAAAAGAGGAAAGCTTTCGAGAAATAGTAGTAGCAACCTTACTTCCAAAAGGTCTAGATTGATTCTTTTAGATGACACTGTCAGAGATAATGACTCCAAGGAGTTATCTGGACAAGGATCTACTCTCTCAG ATAAACCCTTAGCAGTGAAGCAACGAAGCAGCTGTAATGGCAGGCGAAGTGATAAGAGGACTCCAAAAGTTCTCACTAGAACTTTTTCAACTGTCAATCCAGCCACTGGCGAAAATGCTTATTTTG GTGCCTATGGCTTGAAGCCTGATATAAATGATGTTACCAAACTCGTTGAAGATTTGTCACTGAACAAGCTTCTTGAAGGCTCTTATGAGTGTCCTTCTTTGGGCAAAGACAAAATGAAGAAACTTGAGAAGACTAATGACACTTTGCTGAGTGTAGTCAGAAATGTTTGGTCTGTTCTTCCAACTAGAAGGCCTGTTCAATCACAAATCTCTGCTGAATTAGACGCTTGCATCAGCAGATCTCTGGAGTCGCCTAGCTCTATCTCTGCAACAGTAAATGGTGAAAACAGCGTTAAAGTAAATGCTCTTGATGGAGATCTATCCTCATCTTCTAAG GATCATTGTGTCAATCCTGAGATTCCTTCCTCACCACTTAATTTTCCATTATGCAAGTCTAGCGATGTATTGAAAAGATTAGGGCTTCCTTCGCCGAAAGATTTAGATTCTCTGCTCCAAGACGCTTCAAAACCTTCTCAGAACTCTAAGAACATGTTAGATCAGCAGCGTTCAGCTAAACAACTACCTCTACGTGGCGGATTGCCACATTTCCCGTGGTCACAGGCTTATAATGCGAGCTCTAGAACCAACTCGGAAGCTGCAAAGCTTCTTACTGGCAAAACGCTTTGTCAAGGACGATGGCTAAGAATAGCCGAGACTACTATGAGCTCTCACGAGAGTATAACCAATCATTTCGCAAATCTGGATTCACTCACTTTCAACCAAAGCTTAGTCCTTCCAGTACAGAAGCAAACTGGTGCTGGAACTAAGACCACTTCGTGCCAGTGCACAGAAGCATCTGTGTCTACCTTTCAAAAAGCGTCATGTGTTCCTACAG AAGCAGAGGGCTCGCAAGATGTTCAAGACGATG CTCGATCCTGTCCTCAGCTACTAGCAGCTGCTCAAACGCTTTGTGACTTTGCAGTCCAATCCGGAAACCACAACAACAACCCAAACGGAATCCTCAGGTGGCCAACGATGCTTTCTCAGAAGTCAATGAAGGCCCGCAAATCCAAACTAATAGAAACGCCTCTTGAAAGGCACGGAACAACTGAATCCTCCTCCTCCTTACATCTTATCTCAAGCAGCAAGAAGAACAACCACGTGAGAAAAGATTCAGCAGCGCTGCATAATCATCATGATCGCCATCATCTTCCTAAGCCCTCAAAGAGACTGAAACTATCAACGATGGAGAACAAGAAAGGATCATTCCCGAGCTCATCAGCATCCGCGATAGAGTCAGATAGAAAACATTCATCTTCAAGCAAGTTCAAGAATCATTCCCGTATGATGATGCCGCCGCCTCCACCACCAACGAGAACACTCCAAAAATCTTCCACTTATCCTCATAAAGCTCGGAGGTTTCCAGGAATCGGTTGA